Proteins co-encoded in one Brassica rapa cultivar Chiifu-401-42 chromosome A02, CAAS_Brap_v3.01, whole genome shotgun sequence genomic window:
- the LOC103848560 gene encoding dirigent protein 2 — MLTRIIFLIAVSTSVIVVLLLALFSPVPDYDPPESLFSFSLYVQQTQIPSSSYISRRSSQRMAETHRRGGGGGGALIFRRTLTEGPDNNSRIVGKAEGFIIPHEDFANSNFNVIYLTLESPEYTGSVSIRSRDMAHKLEEVMEVVGGTGAFAFARGIAMFAEVGAEEEAVTTYRVKLLLRFPHTSKIDPQ; from the coding sequence ATGCTAACTAGAATCATTTTCCTCATCGCCGTCTCTACTTCTGTTATCGTCGTCCTTCTACTTGCTTTATTCTCGCCCGTTCCTGATTATGACCCACCAGAATCACtattctccttctctctctatGTTCAGCAAACTCAAATCCCGTCCTCCTCCTATATCTCTCGCAGGTCAAGTCAGCGCATGGCCGAGACCCACCGCAgaggaggcggaggaggaggagcattgATTTTCCGGCGTACTCTCACTGAGGGACCCGATAACAATTCTCGGATAGTGGGGAAAGCTGAGGGATTTATAATCCCGCATGAAGACTTTGCTAATTCGAATTTTAACGTTATATATTTGACGTTGGAGAGTCCTGAGTACACGGGGAGTGTTAGTATTAGAAGCAGAGACATGGCACATAAATTGGAAGAGGTTATGGAGGTTGTAGGAGGGACAGGAGCTTTTGCCTTTGCTCGTGGAATTGCCATGTTCGCTGAAGTTGGTGCTGAGGAAGAAGCTGTAACCACTTACCGTGTTAAACTTCTGCTTAGATTTCCACATACTTCTAAAATCGATCCACAATGA